The following are encoded together in the Glycine soja cultivar W05 chromosome 5, ASM419377v2, whole genome shotgun sequence genome:
- the LOC114412481 gene encoding protein SHORT-ROOT-like — MDTLFRLVSFHQQQQPDPSLNSTTSRTSSSSRSSRQNYYPYSSYQEEEECFNFYMDEEDLSSSSSKYYYPYQPHHQQQQQQQHNVSNISTNTFSTTPNTDYSYSFSPTPQVQDFNFEFSPNWSHNLLLESARAVADNNSTRLHHLLWMLNELSSPYGDTDQKLAAYFLQALFSRVTEAGDRTYGTLASASEKTCSFESTRKTVLKFQEVSPWTTFGHVASNGAILEALEGNPKLHILDISNTYCTQWPTLLEALATRSDETPHLRLTTVVTGRTSNSVQRVMKEIGTRMEKFARLMGVPFKFNVIHHYGDLSEFNFNELDIKEDEALAVNCVNRLHSVSAVGNNRDALISSLQALQPRIVTVVEEEADLDVGIDGYEFVKGFEECLRWFRVYFDALDESFVKTSNERLMLERAAGRAVVDLVACSTAESVERRETAARWVARLHNGGLKAAPFSEEVCDDVRALLRRYREGWSMAACSDAGIFLSWKDTPVVWASAWRP; from the coding sequence ATGGATACCTTGTTTAGACTAGTAAGttttcatcaacaacaacaacccgaTCCCTCCCTCAACTCCACGACCAGCAGAACCTCCAGCAGCTCCAGATCCTCCAGACAAAACTACTACCCTTATTCTTCCtatcaagaagaagaagaatgctTCAACTTTTACATGGATGAAGAAGACTTATCCTCGTCTTCTTCCAAATACTACTACCCTTACCAACCCCatcaccaacaacaacaacaacaacaacacaacgTATCCAACATTTCTACAAACACCTTCAGCACCACCCCCAACACCGATTACTCCTACTCCTTCTCCCCCACCCCACAAGTTCAAGACTTCAACTTCGAATTCTCCCCCAACTGGTCCCACAACCTCCTCCTGGAATCCGCACGCGCCGTCGCCGACAACAACTCCACGCGCCTCCATCACCTCCTCTGGATGCTCAACGAGCTCAGCTCCCCCTACGGCGACACCGACCAAAAACTTGCCGCGTATTTCCTCCAAGCCCTGTTCAGCCGCGTCACCGAAGCCGGCGACCGAACCTACGGAACCTTAGCCTCGGCGTCCGAGAAAACATGCTCTTTCGAGTCAACAAGAAAAACGGTCCTGAAATTCCAAGAAGTTAGCCCTTGGACTACCTTCGGACACGTGGCATCCAATGGCGCCATCTTGGAAGCCTTGGAGGGAAACCCCAAATTGCACATACTAGACATCAGCAACACTTATTGCACCCAGTGGCCAACGCTTCTGGAAGCGTTGGCCACACGGAGCGATGAAACACCGCATCTGCGCTTGACCACCGTTGTCACGGGTAGAACGAGTAATTCCGTTCAGCGCGTAATGAAGGAAATCGGAACGCGGATGGAGAAATTCGCGAGGCTCATGGGCGTTCCGTTTAAGTTCAACGTCATTCATCATTACGGAGATCTCTCCGAGTTCAATTTCAACGAACTTGATATCAAAGAGGATGAAGCTTTGGCTGTGAATTGTGTGAACAGGCTGCATTCGGTTTCCGCCGTAGGAAACAACCGCGACGCGTTGATATCGTCGTTGCAAGCGTTGCAGCCGCGGATTGTGacggtggtggaggaggaggctGATTTGGACGTTGGGATCGACGGTTACGAGTTCGTGAAAGGCTTTGAGGAATGTTTGAGGTGGTTTAGGGTTTACTTCGATGCTTTGGACGAGAGTTTTGTGAAGACGAGCAACGAGAGGCTGATGCTGGAGCGAGCGGCAGGGAGGGCGGTGGTGGACCTGGTGGCGTGCTCGACGGCGGAGTCCGTGGAGCGCCGCGAGACGGCGGCGCGGTGGGTGGCGAGGCTTCACAACGGAGGGCTGAAGGCGGCGCCGTTTAGCGAGGAGGTTTGTGACGACGTGAGGGCGCTGTTGAGGAGGTACAGGGAAGGGTGGTCGATGGCGGCGTGCTCCGATGCCGGAATATTCCTCTCGTGGAAGGACACGCCGGTGGTGTGGGCCAGTGCATGGAGGCCATAA
- the LOC114412480 gene encoding uncharacterized protein LOC114412480 isoform X1, translated as MPEGEPTNGYCSSSSGEEDGDAAWRAAIDSIAQTTTYVSSTTKHTHPNHDDDDDYDGHKPKTRQLKHYQLKAQNLLNEILENSIEIVRKPVPVVDEDPESNECGIRLFKHAQPGIVFDHVDEPQPPRKRPRILPGGDIDEKSKKQFRKQIRSVAVNGIEIIAAANDAYKKSLARLEAKDAAAKAKAKREDERVENLKKIRGERWLPSMAQEMQVKIRH; from the exons ATGCCAGAAGGAGAACCCACCAATGGTTACTGCAGCAGCAGCAGCGGCGAAGAAGACGGTGACGCCGCTTGGAGAGCAGCCATCGATTCCATTGCTCAAACCACCACCTATGTCTCTTCCACCACCAAACACACTCACCCtaatcatgatgatgatgatgattacgATGGCCACAAACCCAAAACACGACAACTTAAGCACTACCAACTCAAG GCACAAAACCTTCTGAATGAAATATTGGAAAATTCAATAGAGATAGTGAGAAAACCTGTCCCTGTCGTGGATGAGGATCCCGAGAGCAATGAATGCGGCATTCGCTTGTTTAAACATGCTCAGCCAGGAATAGTGTTTGATCACGTAG ATGAACCTCAACCACCAAGGAAACGGCCTAGAATACTTCCTGGAGGGGATATTGATGAGAAATCAAAGAAG CAGTTTagaaaacagattagatctgttGCTGTTAATGGTATAGAAATAATAGCTGCAGCAAACGATGCATACAAGAAGTCATTAGCTAGACTAGAAGCTAAAGATGCAGCAGCAAAAGCTAAAGCCAAGAGAGAAGATGAAAgagttgaaaatttgaaaaagattagGGGAGAAAGGTGGCTACCTTCCATGGCCCAGGAGATGCAGGTTAAAATTCGACACTGA
- the LOC114412480 gene encoding uncharacterized protein LOC114412480 isoform X2 encodes MPEGEPTNGYCSSSSGEEDGDAAWRAAIDSIAQTTTYVSSTTKHTHPNHDDDDDYDGHKPKTRQLKHYQLKAQNLLNEILENSIEIVRKPVPVVDEDPESNECGIRLFKHAQPGIVFDHVDEPQPPRKRPRILPGGDIDEKSKKFRKQIRSVAVNGIEIIAAANDAYKKSLARLEAKDAAAKAKAKREDERVENLKKIRGERWLPSMAQEMQVKIRH; translated from the exons ATGCCAGAAGGAGAACCCACCAATGGTTACTGCAGCAGCAGCAGCGGCGAAGAAGACGGTGACGCCGCTTGGAGAGCAGCCATCGATTCCATTGCTCAAACCACCACCTATGTCTCTTCCACCACCAAACACACTCACCCtaatcatgatgatgatgatgattacgATGGCCACAAACCCAAAACACGACAACTTAAGCACTACCAACTCAAG GCACAAAACCTTCTGAATGAAATATTGGAAAATTCAATAGAGATAGTGAGAAAACCTGTCCCTGTCGTGGATGAGGATCCCGAGAGCAATGAATGCGGCATTCGCTTGTTTAAACATGCTCAGCCAGGAATAGTGTTTGATCACGTAG ATGAACCTCAACCACCAAGGAAACGGCCTAGAATACTTCCTGGAGGGGATATTGATGAGAAATCAAAGAAG TTTagaaaacagattagatctgttGCTGTTAATGGTATAGAAATAATAGCTGCAGCAAACGATGCATACAAGAAGTCATTAGCTAGACTAGAAGCTAAAGATGCAGCAGCAAAAGCTAAAGCCAAGAGAGAAGATGAAAgagttgaaaatttgaaaaagattagGGGAGAAAGGTGGCTACCTTCCATGGCCCAGGAGATGCAGGTTAAAATTCGACACTGA